A window of Punica granatum isolate Tunisia-2019 chromosome 8, ASM765513v2, whole genome shotgun sequence genomic DNA:
ATATCCAATATGAATGAAATATTgtaatttattgatatttgTAACAAATTCATCTTCTTTTGGTAAGTCATATGTATGCATAATGTGTATAACtatttgataaaattagtTGCAAGTAAAATTGTTTTCTGCTCGTGCAACGTGTGGGTCTTcaattagttatatataaaagagtCACGGGTAATTTTCTTTGTCTTATATGAGTTTGTAGGACTAGAACGAGCTGTTAAATTTAtttccttcttttatttttgggtgGGGCCTGTAATTTATTCAGGCATGTACGCGGTTCATCGGCTCTGCCCACACATTGAACATATGCATAAGTAGCATATGACCGAGATCTGCTACAAGACATCTCTCACTTTTGAGACAACTTGCCACTAAATTACAGGACATTTTAATTAATCTTTCTGTACATTCTTACCCAAAAGAACTCTTTTTGCACATTTTGCTTGGGAGTGGAATGTTCGATTGGTCGAATTTATATGTGTTGCAGGAACTCATCATCTCCGATCCTTAGAGATCCCTTAGTACTCCTAAGAGGGATCTCCTATCTAGGATTATCCGAACATTTTTCATGAATATCATGGACGTAACAACAAGAGAAGAAATATTATCAACAGTATTTATggggaagaaaagaaatgacTCAATCATTAAGAATTAGCTATCCATCAAATCAGCTGCCCATTTAAACAACATCTCTTCAGACAACTCACTATCCTGTAGGTTATTCGAGGAGGATGGaagagacatctgatcgaacCTATTTTCGGATTCTTTGGGACCAATCTGCGTGCACAGTTCCATGAAATCATCAGAGGGGCAAATCTCAGTACATAGCTTGTGATTGACCATAAAGTCCGATGGACAACCATCTTTCTCATCACCAGCCACTTGCAATGTAGTCGGGCCTTTGGCTTCTGGTACCGTTGCATTTGCCATTGAGCCCTCAGGCTCGTCCAAAGAGGCTGCTGTGAGGCTGTGGTCTACGGGAGGACCTTGTACATTGGCCATGGTTGGGGAGACCTCATTGCAGGGGTCTTTGGTTGCGATATTCTTCTTTGGGTTACGATACTCTGATTGCTTGCCACCGAGCTGTAACTTCTTCCTTAAGATTGAATTCCAGTAGTTCTTTATCTCGTTATCGGTTCTGCCCGGCAGCCTTTTCGCAATGAGAGACCACCTGTTTCCTAAAAGCTTGTGGAGCCTAATGATGAGCTCTTCTTCGTCTTCAGATATGTTTCCTCTCTTAATGTCAGGTCGGAGATAATTTAACCAACGCAGCCTACAGCTTTTCCCGCACCTCCTGAGACCTGCATTGACAAATCTGTTGAGATGAAAAGACAGTTGTTGAAAGTTTGCATCATATGAAATCAATTCGGCATGGCAAACATACAACTGTTACTAGATCGTAGGCTTAAGTAATACTCTTTCGAGGTGTCGACTATCGAGGGGTTAGAATTTGACAACGTTAATTGAATCGATGATAACTCACCGGTTTGCTTTGAGACTCTTTCCCACCTGCCTTCACCATTATTTTTGACGAAATCAATGAGGATTTGGTCTTCTGTTGCCGTCCATGCCCCTTTGCTCAACTCTTCCTTCGAACGGGTAGGACTTGGATTTCgtctcattctctctctctctctcactcactcactcactcTTTTGCTCTTTATTGGGAATCGTAGAGGAGCCGTCACGGTCTTATATACAAAAGGTGAACggcatctcttttttttttttattacctAAGTATCGAATCTGAAATCTCTTGTTCAAACAAAAACATACGACATTGCACTACACCCTCTTTGATAATCGAGTCTTTCTTTAAACCGTGTTATAATTTCCGATTATAAAAGAAACTTATGAGTCTAGTAAAACAAATGTAAAGTTACATAAGTATGTACGGGAAGTGTCACTAACGATAATCGAATTTAGAACTAACGAGAATCGAATTTAGAACCTCTTGATTTTATATGAGGTGACCGATTCTTGTTATAATTATGCAATAAATAGTGCCTAACGCACTGATACTTTCTTTAAGCTTAATATGTACCGAAACATTTTGGGTTCGGTTATATCTAATGGGATTTCTGGTACTTTATTTCCTTTTCGCTTCCCTCTGTTAGGCCAGCGATTCTCTTTcatgatgaaaaaaaaaaaaacaaatgacaGTTCCATCGATGtgtaaaagtaaataataaattaatatagttGGCAGCTAAAGAGGTGAAGGTCCTTTTTaggaaaacaaaatattgGACAACTTTCAGTCAGTTTGAAAATAAAGTCATAATATCTTCGAGAGCATGCCTACTTGTCAGAGTGCCCCAAAAAAGGACGATGAGGATCTCTCGTACTTACGGAGTTGTCTCATTTGATTGGTTGGTGGGCCAATTCTAGGACCATGTTCCATCAATCATTGAGTACGCTCGTTGGTCCTTGTTAGATTACTTTAGCTTCCCATTTCTGTTATGAGCACATGAATGAACctcccttaaaaaaaaaaattcattctatTATTTGCTTAATAAATTCAGGCAAAAATCTATCTTAGAAACTTCCTCATAATCATTCAAGTTTAAGTTTGGGACAGActtcataaatattttattaaaaaaaacttatggACATAGTTGACAAAATGTTTTGTTTGTgaacaaatttatttataatgcaAAGATTTGGAATCCATTGAAAACACATCATGACTAGCTCTAATACTATCTGTTGCTTGTACCTCAAATCCGTACTCAATGATTTCGGTTAGCTCCTGGAAATTGAATAGCACTTCATCTGGATCTTCCAATGCTAAAAGTTCTTCCAGTTTGCTTTTCTTCATGTGAGGTTTTCCTTCTTTCATCCTCTTTTTTAATCTATTGA
This region includes:
- the LOC116187242 gene encoding transcription factor MYB23-like, with the translated sequence MRRNPSPTRSKEELSKGAWTATEDQILIDFVKNNGEGRWERVSKQTGLRRCGKSCRLRWLNYLRPDIKRGNISEDEEELIIRLHKLLGNRWSLIAKRLPGRTDNEIKNYWNSILRKKLQLGGKQSEYRNPKKNIATKDPCNEVSPTMANVQGPPVDHSLTAASLDEPEGSMANATVPEAKGPTTLQVAGDEKDGCPSDFMVNHKLCTEICPSDDFMELCTQIGPKESENRFDQMSLPSSSNNLQDSELSEEMLFKWAADLMDS